A genomic window from Martelella lutilitoris includes:
- a CDS encoding GNAT family N-acetyltransferase — MKIRREQFSDVRAVDALVRRAFYGHPHSDGSEPDIIRRLRGAGALSLALVAEKDDRIVGHIAFSPVGFSGGARDWYGIGPVAVDPDHQNKGIGSALMLGGLELLKDDGARGAVLVGDPGFYHRFGFRAEPGISHKGVPAENLLILPFEDEMPEGEVAFHRAFFGEV, encoded by the coding sequence ATGAAGATACGCCGTGAACAATTCAGCGATGTCCGTGCCGTGGATGCGCTTGTGCGCCGGGCCTTTTATGGGCATCCCCACAGCGACGGCAGCGAGCCGGATATCATTCGCCGCCTGAGAGGAGCAGGCGCGCTCTCGCTTGCGCTGGTGGCGGAGAAAGACGATCGGATCGTCGGTCACATCGCTTTTTCTCCGGTCGGCTTTTCCGGCGGTGCAAGGGACTGGTATGGCATTGGCCCCGTTGCCGTCGATCCGGACCATCAGAACAAGGGCATAGGCTCGGCGCTGATGCTCGGCGGGTTGGAACTCCTGAAGGATGACGGCGCGCGCGGCGCGGTTCTGGTCGGGGATCCCGGCTTCTACCATCGCTTCGGCTTCCGGGCGGAGCCCGGCATCTCGCACAAGGGCGTTCCCGCCGAAAATCTCCTCATTCTGCCGTTTGAGGACGAGATGCCGGAGGGCGAGGTGGCTTTCCACCGGGCCTTCTTCGGCGAGGTCTGA
- the recG gene encoding ATP-dependent DNA helicase RecG: MRPALLDPLFAPVTSLAGIGPKLEKLLARLTGREDEARVIDLVFHAPTSLIDRRLRPGIAHLPEGAIVTVEGRVDRHQPAPARSSAPYRVFIHDDTGELTLTFFRAKADWLEKALPVGETVLVSGRAEWFNGRPSMVHPDYMVSADKADTLPDCEPVYPMTAGLSAKVLRRAIENANERVPDFPEWIDGEIVRRQGFPALKEALLSLHNPRDATDLDPQAPARRRLAYDELLAGQLSLALVRSRMRRARGRPVNPTDALSGKVRAALPFALTSGQEDAVSAILADMAQETRMLRMLQGDVGSGKTVVGLLAMLAVVEDGGQAVLMAPTEILARQHFEGIAALAEKAGVTVKLLTGKTKAAERRVIEAEIADGTARIVIGTHALFQDNVSYHDLRLAIVDEQHRFGVHQRLKLTAKGMAPHLLVMTATPIPRTLVLAAFGDMDVSNLTEKPAGRKPIQTVTIPAERIGDVVGRLRQALNEGKKAYWICPLVEESEAVDLVSAEERRETLAKALGPETVGLVHGRMSSAEKEAAMEAFKSGETRLLVATTVVEVGVDVPDATIIVIEHAERFGLAQLHQLRGRVGRGDEASSCILLYKGPLSETGRARLSVLRESNDGFRIAEEDLRLRGEGELLGTRQSGMPGFRFAHLEAHGDILALARKDAAYVVNRDPELQGERGKALRMLLYLFRRDEAIRYLNAG, encoded by the coding sequence ATGCGCCCGGCTCTGCTCGACCCCCTGTTCGCGCCCGTCACCTCGCTTGCGGGGATCGGGCCGAAACTTGAGAAACTGCTCGCGCGCCTCACAGGGCGCGAAGACGAGGCGCGCGTCATTGATCTGGTGTTCCACGCGCCGACGTCGCTGATCGACCGACGGCTGAGACCCGGCATCGCGCACCTGCCCGAAGGCGCGATCGTGACGGTGGAAGGCCGCGTCGACCGGCACCAGCCGGCCCCGGCGCGCTCCAGCGCGCCTTACAGGGTGTTCATCCATGACGATACGGGCGAACTGACGCTGACCTTCTTCCGCGCCAAGGCCGACTGGCTGGAAAAGGCGCTTCCCGTCGGCGAGACGGTGCTGGTCAGCGGCCGGGCCGAATGGTTCAACGGCCGGCCGTCGATGGTGCATCCCGACTACATGGTGAGCGCCGACAAGGCCGACACGCTGCCGGACTGCGAGCCGGTCTACCCGATGACGGCCGGACTTTCGGCCAAGGTTCTGCGGCGGGCAATCGAGAATGCCAATGAGCGGGTCCCCGATTTTCCCGAATGGATCGATGGCGAGATCGTCAGGCGTCAGGGCTTTCCGGCGCTGAAGGAGGCGCTTCTTTCGCTTCACAACCCGCGCGACGCGACCGATCTTGACCCGCAGGCCCCGGCACGGCGCAGGCTTGCCTATGACGAACTTCTGGCCGGCCAGCTGTCGCTCGCCCTTGTGAGAAGCCGGATGCGGCGCGCCAGGGGAAGGCCGGTTAATCCCACAGACGCGCTTTCGGGCAAGGTTCGCGCCGCCCTGCCCTTCGCGCTGACATCCGGCCAGGAAGACGCCGTCTCTGCGATCCTGGCGGACATGGCCCAGGAAACGCGCATGCTGCGCATGCTCCAGGGCGATGTCGGCTCCGGCAAGACGGTCGTCGGGCTTCTGGCGATGCTGGCGGTGGTGGAGGATGGCGGCCAGGCCGTGCTGATGGCCCCGACCGAGATCCTCGCGCGCCAGCATTTTGAAGGCATCGCCGCGCTGGCGGAAAAGGCGGGCGTAACGGTCAAGCTTCTGACCGGCAAGACAAAGGCGGCCGAGCGACGCGTGATAGAGGCGGAGATCGCCGACGGCACGGCGCGGATCGTCATCGGCACCCACGCATTGTTTCAGGACAATGTCAGCTATCATGACCTCAGGCTGGCGATCGTCGACGAACAGCATCGCTTCGGCGTTCACCAGCGGCTGAAGCTCACCGCCAAGGGCATGGCGCCGCATCTTCTGGTGATGACGGCAACGCCGATCCCGCGCACGCTGGTGCTGGCGGCCTTCGGCGACATGGATGTCTCCAACCTGACGGAGAAACCCGCGGGACGAAAACCGATCCAGACGGTCACCATCCCGGCCGAGCGCATCGGCGACGTGGTCGGCCGGTTGCGGCAGGCGCTGAATGAAGGAAAAAAAGCCTACTGGATCTGCCCCCTGGTGGAGGAGTCGGAGGCCGTCGATCTGGTTTCGGCGGAAGAGCGGCGGGAAACCCTGGCAAAGGCGCTCGGGCCGGAGACTGTCGGGCTCGTGCATGGCCGCATGTCGTCCGCCGAAAAGGAAGCGGCGATGGAGGCGTTCAAGAGCGGCGAGACCCGGCTTCTGGTGGCGACGACGGTGGTGGAAGTCGGCGTTGATGTGCCGGACGCCACAATCATCGTCATCGAGCATGCCGAGCGCTTCGGCCTTGCCCAGTTGCACCAGTTGCGCGGCCGGGTCGGTCGCGGCGACGAGGCCTCGTCCTGCATTCTGCTTTACAAGGGGCCACTGTCGGAAACCGGCCGGGCGCGGCTCTCCGTCCTGCGCGAGAGCAATGACGGGTTCCGGATCGCCGAAGAGGACCTTAGGCTGCGTGGCGAGGGCGAGCTTCTCGGCACGCGCCAGTCCGGCATGCCCGGTTTCCGTTTCGCCCATCTGGAGGCCCACGGCGACATTCTGGCCCTTGCCCGCAAGGACGCCGCCTATGTGGTCAACAGGGATCCGGAGCTTCAGGGCGAACGCGGCAAGGCCCTGCGCATGCTACTCTATCTCTTCCGTCGCGACGAGGCGATTCGCTACCTGAATGCCGGATAG
- a CDS encoding ABC transporter permease → MRIELERRADSSPLFSLLSPLIAFGLTVFFGAIMFALLGKDPIEALYSFFIEPLFDIWSLHELMIKAAPLIMIAVGLTVCYRSNIWNIGAEGQFTVGAIVGSIVPVYFYEWSSPLLLPIMLVMGAVGGALYAGIPALLKNYFNTNEILTSLMLVYVAQLFLDWLVRGAWRNPQGFNFPQTREFVDAAMLPEMVSSGRAHYGFALAILAAFVVWFMMRFTLKGFEVNVIGQSQRAGRFAGFSSRKMVWFCFLLSGGLAGLAGISEISGALGYLQPQISPGYGFTAIIVAFLGRLNPLGAIVSGLVLALTYIGGEGVQFTLGVSDKVTRVFQGMLLFFVLSCDTLILYKVRVIFAGKSSEGKAS, encoded by the coding sequence ATGCGCATTGAACTTGAACGGCGCGCCGACAGTTCGCCGCTGTTTTCGCTGCTTTCGCCGCTGATCGCCTTCGGCCTGACCGTGTTTTTCGGCGCGATCATGTTCGCGCTTCTGGGCAAGGACCCGATCGAGGCGCTCTACAGCTTCTTCATCGAGCCGCTGTTTGACATCTGGTCGCTGCATGAACTGATGATCAAGGCTGCGCCGCTGATCATGATCGCGGTCGGGCTCACGGTCTGCTACCGCTCCAACATCTGGAACATCGGCGCGGAGGGCCAGTTCACCGTCGGCGCCATCGTCGGCTCCATCGTGCCGGTCTATTTCTACGAATGGTCGTCGCCGCTGCTGCTGCCGATCATGCTGGTGATGGGCGCCGTCGGCGGCGCGCTCTATGCCGGCATTCCAGCGCTGTTGAAGAACTATTTCAACACCAACGAGATCCTGACCTCGCTGATGCTCGTCTATGTCGCCCAGCTTTTCCTCGACTGGCTGGTGCGCGGCGCCTGGCGCAATCCGCAGGGCTTCAACTTTCCGCAGACGCGCGAATTCGTCGATGCCGCCATGCTGCCCGAAATGGTCTCGTCCGGACGCGCCCATTACGGCTTCGCTCTGGCCATCCTGGCCGCCTTCGTCGTCTGGTTCATGATGCGCTTCACGCTGAAGGGCTTCGAGGTCAACGTCATCGGCCAGTCTCAGCGGGCAGGGCGGTTCGCCGGCTTTTCGTCGCGAAAGATGGTCTGGTTCTGTTTCCTGCTCTCGGGCGGACTGGCAGGGCTTGCCGGCATCAGCGAGATTTCCGGCGCGCTCGGCTATCTCCAACCGCAGATTTCGCCCGGCTACGGTTTCACCGCCATCATCGTCGCCTTTCTCGGCCGCCTCAATCCGCTCGGCGCGATCGTTTCGGGCCTCGTGCTAGCGCTGACCTATATCGGCGGCGAGGGCGTGCAGTTCACGCTCGGCGTCTCCGACAAGGTCACCCGCGTGTTCCAGGGCATGTTGCTGTTTTTCGTTCTCTCCTGCGACACGCTGATCCTCTACAAGGTGCGGGTCATTTTCGCGGGCAAGTCGTCTGAGGGGAAAGCGTCATGA
- a CDS encoding BMP family ABC transporter substrate-binding protein — translation MKSLKLTLAASAAAIAGFAASGASAQEDVKACFVYVGSATDGGWTQAHDIARQELEDTLGIETAYIENVPEGPDAERAIERMARSGCTIVFTTSFGFMEPTLKVAAKYPDVKFEHATGFKTADNVATYNSRFYEGRYISGVIAGSISESGIGGYIGSFPIPEVVMGIDAFQLGAQSVNPDFTTKVVWANTWFDPGREADAAKALIDQGVDVLAQHTDTTAPMQIAAERGIKAFGQASDMIEAGPETQLTAILDTWAPYYIKRVKAVQDGSWTSEQSWDGLKDGILSMAPYTNMPDDVKALAEETEAKIISGELKPFTGPVTLQDGTPWLAEGETADDGTLLGLNVLVEGVDGTIPSSE, via the coding sequence ATGAAATCCCTGAAACTGACCCTCGCCGCATCCGCGGCTGCTATTGCCGGCTTCGCCGCCTCGGGTGCGAGCGCCCAGGAAGACGTGAAAGCCTGCTTCGTCTATGTCGGCTCGGCGACGGACGGCGGCTGGACCCAGGCTCACGACATTGCCCGCCAGGAGCTGGAAGACACGCTCGGCATCGAGACCGCCTATATCGAGAACGTGCCGGAAGGCCCGGACGCCGAGCGCGCGATCGAGCGCATGGCCCGCTCCGGCTGCACCATCGTCTTCACCACGTCGTTCGGCTTCATGGAGCCGACCCTGAAGGTCGCCGCCAAATATCCCGATGTCAAATTCGAACACGCGACCGGCTTCAAGACCGCCGACAATGTCGCGACCTACAATTCGCGTTTCTATGAAGGCCGCTACATCTCCGGCGTCATTGCCGGCTCGATCTCCGAGAGCGGCATCGGCGGCTATATCGGCTCCTTCCCGATCCCGGAAGTCGTCATGGGCATCGATGCCTTCCAGCTCGGCGCGCAGTCGGTCAACCCCGACTTCACGACCAAGGTCGTCTGGGCCAATACCTGGTTCGACCCGGGCCGCGAGGCCGACGCCGCCAAGGCGCTGATCGACCAGGGCGTCGACGTCCTGGCGCAGCACACCGACACGACCGCGCCGATGCAGATCGCCGCCGAGCGCGGCATCAAGGCTTTCGGCCAGGCTTCCGACATGATCGAGGCCGGTCCGGAAACCCAGCTGACGGCGATCCTCGATACCTGGGCGCCTTACTATATCAAGCGCGTCAAGGCGGTTCAGGACGGCAGCTGGACCTCGGAGCAGAGCTGGGACGGCCTGAAGGACGGGATCCTGTCCATGGCGCCCTATACCAACATGCCCGATGACGTGAAGGCTCTGGCCGAAGAGACCGAAGCCAAGATCATTTCCGGCGAACTGAAGCCGTTTACGGGCCCGGTCACGCTGCAGGACGGCACGCCGTGGCTTGCCGAAGGCGAGACCGCCGATGACGGCACGCTGCTCGGACTGAATGTTCTGGTCGAAGGTGTGGACGGCACCATTCCGAGTTCGGAGTAA
- a CDS encoding succinate dehydrogenase assembly factor 2: MTGLKRSSADLDPRRRRILFRCWHRGIREMDLVLGQFAEENLADMDDETLTALETIMAEEDNDLIRWINGAEPVPDHLRIPLFERICAYRPDFDPVEKDI, encoded by the coding sequence ATGACCGGTCTGAAACGTTCGAGCGCCGACCTCGATCCCCGTCGCAGGCGGATCCTGTTTCGCTGCTGGCACCGCGGCATCCGCGAGATGGATCTGGTTCTCGGCCAGTTCGCCGAGGAAAATCTTGCCGACATGGATGACGAGACGCTCACTGCGCTCGAAACGATCATGGCCGAGGAAGACAATGACCTGATCAGATGGATCAACGGCGCCGAACCGGTGCCAGACCACTTGCGTATTCCGCTCTTCGAACGCATTTGCGCATACAGGCCGGATTTCGATCCGGTTGAAAAAGATATCTGA
- the glmU gene encoding bifunctional UDP-N-acetylglucosamine diphosphorylase/glucosamine-1-phosphate N-acetyltransferase GlmU: protein MSRSALAIVLAAGDGTRMKSDKTKMLHEVAGRAMAAHVVDTVARSGVDETVLVVGRDGDKVAAACASADKTLRTFEQTERLGTAHAVLAAREAIAAGFDDLIVTYGDTPLITAETLGRARTALAERSDVVVIGFEAADPTGYGRLLVRDGALTAIREEKDASADERAVTLCNSGLMAINGRRALEFLDAIGNDNAKGEYYLTDVVEVALAKGGRASVVMADPQEVLGCNNRAELAELERIWQARRRRELMLSGVTMIAPETVFLSYDTEIGPDTVIEPNVWFGPGVRIAANVTIHAFSHIEGASVASGSQVGPFARLRPGAVLHDDAKVGNFCEVKNGDIGVGAKVNHLSYIGDASIGAKANIGAGTITCNYDGVNKARTTIGDNAFIGSNSALVAPVAIGNGAYVGSGSVITTDVPDNALAIARGRQENREGRAELIRARALAIKAAKQSKS, encoded by the coding sequence ATGTCACGCAGCGCTCTGGCCATTGTTCTTGCCGCCGGCGACGGCACCAGGATGAAATCGGACAAGACCAAGATGCTGCATGAAGTGGCCGGCCGCGCCATGGCGGCCCATGTGGTCGACACCGTTGCACGGTCCGGCGTGGACGAGACCGTGCTCGTCGTCGGCCGCGACGGCGACAAGGTGGCGGCCGCCTGCGCTTCCGCGGACAAGACCCTGAGGACCTTCGAGCAGACTGAACGCCTCGGTACCGCCCATGCCGTGCTCGCCGCGCGCGAGGCGATTGCAGCAGGTTTTGACGACCTCATCGTGACCTATGGCGATACGCCCTTGATCACCGCCGAAACGCTCGGCCGGGCCCGCACGGCGCTGGCCGAACGCAGTGACGTGGTGGTCATCGGCTTCGAAGCCGCCGATCCGACGGGCTATGGCCGACTTCTGGTGCGCGACGGGGCGCTGACGGCAATCCGCGAGGAAAAGGATGCGAGCGCCGACGAGCGCGCGGTAACGCTCTGCAACAGCGGCCTGATGGCAATCAACGGTCGGCGCGCGCTCGAATTCCTCGATGCCATCGGCAATGACAACGCCAAGGGCGAATACTACCTGACCGACGTGGTGGAAGTGGCGCTTGCAAAGGGCGGCCGGGCGAGCGTGGTGATGGCCGACCCGCAAGAGGTGCTTGGCTGCAACAACCGCGCGGAGCTCGCGGAACTGGAACGCATCTGGCAGGCGCGCCGCCGCCGCGAACTGATGCTCTCCGGCGTCACCATGATCGCGCCGGAGACGGTGTTCCTGTCCTATGATACAGAGATCGGCCCCGACACGGTGATCGAACCCAATGTCTGGTTCGGACCGGGCGTGCGCATTGCCGCCAACGTCACCATCCATGCCTTCAGCCATATCGAAGGCGCTTCGGTCGCTTCCGGCAGCCAGGTGGGGCCGTTTGCGCGCCTCAGACCCGGCGCGGTACTGCATGACGATGCCAAGGTCGGCAATTTCTGCGAAGTGAAGAACGGCGATATCGGCGTCGGCGCCAAGGTCAACCATCTGAGCTATATCGGCGACGCCAGCATAGGCGCGAAGGCCAATATCGGCGCGGGGACGATCACCTGCAATTATGACGGCGTCAACAAGGCGCGGACCACGATCGGCGACAACGCCTTCATCGGCTCCAACTCGGCGCTGGTCGCGCCGGTTGCGATCGGCAACGGCGCTTATGTCGGTTCCGGCAGCGTGATCACCACCGATGTGCCGGACAATGCGCTGGCGATCGCGCGGGGTCGGCAGGAAAACAGGGAAGGGCGGGCCGAACTGATCCGCGCCCGCGCGCTCGCCATCAAGGCGGCGAAGCAATCAAAATCCTAG
- a CDS encoding ABC transporter permease — translation MIVEAILLTVITASTPLVLAAIGELVCERAGVLNLGVEGMMVMGAVGAFAAAHATGSPYLGMLAGLATGAIFSLLFGFLTLTLVANQVATGLALTILGQGLSAMIGESLVGRAGVKMPSFDIPLLSDIPFIGPLLFDQDLFFYLSIAIVAGTSWFLFRTRKGLVLRAVGDSHASAHALGINVIGIRYLAVMFGGACAGLAGAQLSLVYTPQWTENMAAGRGWIALALVVFASWRPWGVLLGGYLFGAVTIGQLHAQAFGIAIPSQFLSALPYVVTILVLVIISQNRRMTLINTPAALGKPFVPDR, via the coding sequence ATGATCGTCGAAGCCATTCTCCTGACCGTCATTACGGCGTCGACGCCGCTGGTTCTGGCCGCGATCGGCGAACTCGTGTGCGAACGCGCCGGCGTGCTGAACCTCGGCGTCGAAGGCATGATGGTGATGGGCGCCGTCGGCGCCTTTGCCGCCGCGCATGCCACCGGCTCGCCCTATCTCGGCATGCTGGCGGGTCTCGCCACAGGCGCGATCTTCTCGCTGCTGTTCGGCTTCCTGACGCTGACGCTGGTCGCCAACCAGGTCGCGACCGGCCTGGCGCTCACCATCCTGGGCCAGGGGCTTTCGGCAATGATCGGCGAAAGCCTTGTCGGCCGGGCGGGCGTGAAAATGCCGTCATTCGATATTCCGCTGCTTTCCGATATTCCCTTCATCGGGCCGCTTCTCTTCGATCAGGACCTGTTCTTTTACCTGTCGATCGCCATCGTCGCCGGAACCTCCTGGTTCCTGTTCAGGACGCGCAAGGGGCTTGTGCTGCGCGCCGTCGGAGACAGCCACGCCTCGGCTCACGCGCTGGGCATCAACGTCATCGGCATCCGCTATCTTGCCGTCATGTTCGGCGGCGCCTGCGCGGGCCTTGCCGGCGCGCAGCTCTCGCTGGTCTACACGCCGCAATGGACGGAGAACATGGCGGCGGGCCGGGGCTGGATCGCGCTGGCGCTGGTGGTCTTTGCCTCCTGGCGGCCCTGGGGCGTGCTGCTTGGCGGCTATCTCTTCGGCGCGGTCACCATCGGCCAGCTTCACGCCCAGGCCTTCGGCATCGCCATTCCCTCGCAGTTCCTCTCGGCGCTGCCCTATGTCGTGACCATTCTCGTCCTCGTCATCATCTCGCAGAACCGCAGGATGACGCTGATCAATACCCCGGCGGCGCTTGGCAAACCCTTTGTGCCGGACCGCTAG
- the glmS gene encoding glutamine--fructose-6-phosphate transaminase (isomerizing) produces the protein MCGIVGIVGREPVAERLVDALKRLEYRGYDSAGIAVIEADGALSRRRAPGKLENLRARLSQDPVDGVTGIAHTRWATHGVPNETNAHPHVAGDVAVVHNGIIENFAELRAELAADGVVFETETDTEVVARLLDKHRRDGLAPRDAVLAMLQRVTGAFALVILFQDRPETLYVARYGPPLAVGYGASEMYVGSDAIALAPFAAGISYLEDGDMAIVDRDGVEFCDFSGAPVSRKRQPLQLASMLIDKGNHRHFMEKEIFDQPEVISHTLGHYCDFANQRAQTGGDGIDFSNVSKLAIAACGTAYLSGLIGKYWIERFARLPVEIDVASEFRYREMPLAQDQLALFISQSGETADTLASLRYCKANGVKTGALVNVTGSTIAREADAVFPILAGPEISVASTKAFTCQLALMASLALRAGHERGTLSPEEEQTLVHQLSEVPRLMSRVLHAVQPQIERLARELSRFHHVLYLGRGTSYPLALEGALKLKEITYIHAEGYAAGELKHGPIALIDENMPVIVIAPHDRFFEKTVSNMQEVAARDGRIVFITDEAGAAASDLKTMETIVLPDMPEFIAPMVFALPIQLLAYHTAVFMGTDADQPRNLAKAVTVE, from the coding sequence ATGTGCGGAATTGTCGGAATTGTCGGCCGCGAGCCCGTCGCCGAGCGGCTTGTCGATGCTCTGAAACGGCTTGAATATCGCGGCTATGATTCCGCCGGCATCGCCGTCATCGAGGCTGACGGAGCGCTCTCTCGAAGGCGCGCGCCAGGCAAGCTGGAAAATCTGCGCGCCCGTCTTTCGCAAGATCCGGTCGACGGCGTGACCGGCATAGCCCACACCCGTTGGGCGACCCATGGCGTACCGAACGAGACCAATGCGCACCCGCACGTCGCCGGCGATGTCGCCGTGGTCCATAATGGCATCATCGAGAATTTCGCCGAACTGCGGGCCGAGCTTGCGGCGGACGGCGTGGTCTTCGAGACGGAGACCGACACGGAAGTCGTTGCTCGGCTGCTGGACAAGCACCGCCGTGATGGCCTTGCGCCGCGTGACGCGGTGCTCGCCATGCTGCAAAGGGTCACCGGCGCCTTCGCCCTGGTGATCCTGTTCCAGGACCGGCCGGAAACGCTCTATGTTGCCCGCTACGGTCCGCCGCTTGCCGTCGGCTACGGCGCCTCGGAAATGTATGTCGGTTCGGACGCGATCGCGCTTGCGCCCTTTGCCGCGGGAATTTCCTATCTCGAGGACGGCGACATGGCGATCGTCGATCGTGACGGCGTCGAGTTCTGCGATTTCTCCGGTGCGCCCGTTTCCCGCAAGCGTCAGCCGCTGCAGCTCGCCTCGATGCTGATCGACAAGGGCAATCACCGCCACTTCATGGAGAAGGAAATCTTCGACCAGCCGGAGGTGATCTCGCACACGCTCGGCCATTATTGCGACTTTGCCAATCAGCGCGCGCAAACGGGCGGCGACGGGATCGATTTCTCGAATGTCTCGAAGCTGGCGATCGCGGCCTGCGGCACCGCCTATCTGTCCGGCCTGATCGGCAAATACTGGATCGAGCGCTTCGCCAGGCTTCCCGTCGAGATCGACGTCGCCTCGGAATTCCGCTATCGCGAAATGCCGTTGGCGCAAGACCAACTGGCGCTGTTCATCTCCCAGTCCGGCGAGACCGCCGATACGCTCGCATCGCTGCGTTACTGCAAGGCAAACGGGGTGAAGACCGGCGCGCTTGTCAACGTCACCGGTTCGACGATTGCCCGCGAGGCCGATGCGGTCTTTCCGATTCTCGCCGGCCCGGAGATCTCGGTCGCCTCGACCAAGGCCTTTACCTGCCAGCTCGCGCTGATGGCATCGCTGGCGCTCAGGGCGGGGCACGAACGGGGAACCTTGTCGCCGGAGGAGGAGCAAACCCTCGTGCACCAGCTTTCCGAAGTGCCGCGCCTGATGAGCCGGGTGCTGCATGCGGTGCAGCCCCAGATCGAGCGCTTGGCGCGGGAACTGTCGCGCTTCCATCACGTGCTCTATCTCGGCCGCGGCACCAGCTATCCGCTGGCGCTGGAAGGCGCGCTGAAACTGAAGGAAATCACCTATATTCATGCCGAGGGCTATGCCGCGGGCGAGCTGAAGCACGGGCCGATCGCGCTGATCGACGAGAACATGCCGGTCATCGTCATCGCCCCGCATGACCGTTTCTTCGAAAAGACGGTCTCCAACATGCAGGAGGTCGCCGCCCGCGACGGCCGCATCGTCTTCATCACCGACGAGGCGGGCGCGGCGGCGTCCGACCTCAAGACCATGGAAACGATCGTGCTGCCGGACATGCCGGAATTCATCGCGCCCATGGTGTTCGCCCTGCCGATCCAGCTGCTCGCCTATCATACCGCAGTGTTCATGGGCACGGATGCCGACCAGCCGCGCAACCTCGCCAAGGCCGTGACGGTGGAGTGA